In Microbulbifer sp. THAF38, the sequence CGACGACGGTTACTTCGTGGTCTGTGCCTGGCTCACTATACGCTGTACGTCGTCGACTGGTGTCTGCAGAGTTAAACCTTATTGCCACTCTCGCCGCTTCCGCAGTAATCACACTGGCATTCACCATCAGATGGTTTTCAGGGTGAGCGCTGAGTGTTAATTGAACAGTATCATCCTGCTGTGCAAAAACCTCAGAGACAGTACCTGTTAAAAACAGCAAGAATACTGATTGAAAAACAGCCAACCTAAAATATTTACTCATTGGGGATCTCACAGTTTGTTATGAATACAACTGTTTAACGCAACCATTGCCTTCTGGTTTACAGAGAAATTGACTTTTCAAGAGACTGTAATCGATCGTAATGGATGATTATTGACTAGACGCACCTGATGCTGCACTATGCGCCAAAATTGAGAACTGGTACGCATTTACCAAGCTTTGAAGAATGCATTACAGAATTTGATACTTCACCTCTCTGCCAATTCATCACCACAAAATACTCACCGCTGCCTACTTATCCAGGTAGGTGGTCTTTTATATTGATGTAAGGATATCCTTTGAAAAGATTTATTCTCAGCTCCGTTATCGCTCTTTCCGCATCCAATACTATGGCAATGGAAAACAGCTTCTACCTTAAGTCATCTTATGGAAAGGTAGATACAGATATTTCTTCACAAGAAGCTCAGGAACTGTTCGGAACAAAACTCTCAGATCCTAACGGCTGGTCTTTCACATTGGGTTACCGCTTCAATAATTTTCTTGCGATTGAGGGTGGTTATGCCGATCTGGGAGAGGCTGAAGCTAAAGACAGTCAAAGCGGCTTTATGCCTTACAACGATTATGAAACTGTTTATTACGACTATAGCTATAAATCCAAAATTAGTGCCCAAACAAAAATGTTGGGCGTGTTCCTATCCACCGATACCAATAAACCGTTTTATGCAGGCCTTCGAGCAGGGTATCAATCATGGGATGCCGAAATTGAACTCACAGGAAAAGTGAGCGAAAGCCTTGTATGGAGCAATGGCTACGATCAAACAGTAGAATTGTATTCCTACCAGGAAGATCTTTCTTATAGCGATGACACTGATGGCAGTGACCTCTACTATGGTGTTTCCGCTGGCTGGAACTACAATAACTGGAGCCTCAGCCTGGAGCACACTATTTTCGAAATGGATGAGCAAAAGCCCAGTCTCTCCTCCCTGGGGCTGACTTACAATTTCTAAAGACCGCTCTTACTTTTTTCAGCAGCCATATCGGCTGCTGAATTTCTCTCTAAAAAACTCTAAAGCTACTTTATCCCAGCAAACAATACCTCAAACCAACGCAAATCCTCCGGCCCCAACTGAGCATTTTTGGCCAGCTTCTTATCCAGATACACGTCCTTATATACATGGTAAACCGCTCGCTCGGTCAACTCGCGCCAGCGCTCGCTATCCAACTCAGGGACTGAGCCATCGGCTAAATTGGGATCGGTCAATGGGTCGTGTTGGGTTTCAGTGGTTCTCAGCGCTAATTCCAATTCTTGTAGAATCGGATTGATCACCTTGAGGGTATTGGATTTGGAAAACTGCTTGGCAACTTCTTCCTCTGCCTGGCGAAGCATTTTTTTGCTCTGTAATTCCGATAGCTTTTCTCCGGCTGGGCGCAAGCCGAATTTATTGACCAGGCCACTCATACCGGGCAGCACCGCCTTGGCTGCCAGCCCGGCACCGATCAGGGGGTTAAACACAGCGGCAACACCCCCAACTAATAGCATACCAACGGTCAATTTTCTATCGAGTTTGTCGATATCATCCGCCAGTCTTTCGAGAGAACTCTTTCCAGAATTTCCCTTTTCCAGGGATAACTCTACGGCGCTCTCCACCATAAATTTACGTAAACTCCCCTCATAATAGGAGTTGGGAAAGTGAAATATTCGGCGTTTGGGTAGATCATTTACCTCTGGGGCATCATCAGGCAAACAACGCATTGTGTGCAGAGTAAAGCCAGTTTGTGAGAGTTTATAGGGGATCACAAAGTAGTGCTTTTCATCGTATCTCTGCACAAAATTCTCACTGCGCTCCGCAGAAGAAAATATTGGCAGTCCGGCAACTACTTCTTGAAAAACTTTTAAACTGCCGGTGATTTCAGCTGGCACTTTACGGGAAAGGTCAATCAGGCCCTTCTTGCCTTTATCGAAATATTGCTTCATATCCGTTTATTCACTGGGGAGCTAAGAATCACTTAGAACGATTCGCAGTATTCCTTAGGCCTTTTTGAATCCATTTCCCTGTGAAAAATATCCCTTGCCTAGGTATTGTTAAAAGGTTAATGGCATTAAGTGAGAATGCTTTAATTAGCTTCGGCATAAATCCAAGCTTTTGTACAAGATTTCAACTTGGCGGCAACCCGCTGATAGGCATCCACTTCATAGGCATCAGATTGAGCGAGTTCTTCGGCAGAAATCTCAAAGACCGTTCCCTCAACTTCGTCAGAGAAATTCCCGGTATATTTCAGAATGGGATGAAATTCCTTGCCACTAGTTTGAATAACCTGTGGATCTATGATTCTTATCTCGGAAAGCTGATAGCCAATTAAGATATCTCCAGATCCCTTTAACTTACGTCCAAAAGTTTCCAGCTGGACATTCTCCTGCTGAAGCGTACCGTAAGAAAATAAACGTTCCATAGTTCAAGCCTTAATCCTGCTAATAACTTACTGGCTGCAATGTAAAAATACACCCGCTATATCGCCAGGGTATTTTACCTGTTTAGAATCGGGTAAAAGAAGCCCCAAAGTAGTGGCCCTGTAGATTTAAGTTCTTTCTCTTAAAACTGGGAAAACCTACCAGCTAGCTGTATTTCAGGTTAATAACCAGTGATTCACTTATTCCTTTTTGATGTGACTGGCCTAAGACACCGACCTTAACATCCCTTGGACCTGCATTGGTAAAAACCTGTGCTAACCCATCCCGCAGCTGAGGCTGAGTATACGGCGAGCTGCTTTGGGGAAATCTCTAACCTGCGCCTTGCCCCAACTAGGGTGCGCATGGATTTTGCCCCCAGGAAGGCAATGGTTTGACTCTAAACCCATGGTTGTTTACACGGCCCACTGGCAATAGAGAGGTGTGTAATGCATAACCGACCTTCGCTGCAAAACCATCAAACTTTACCTACACGACAGAAAACATCCCTACAAAAAGTACAAGGAACTCTACGTAAAAACGCTTCATTCGCCGCTGCGCTGATGGTTGTAGGATCGGCAATATTGGCCCCCCTGGCCTATGCTGCAGATTATTCCAATCCTTACTCCCGCCAGGGCTCAAGGTATGTCGCTCATCAGGGACATGGAGGGCATTATGACCGGCACTCCAGATACAGCAGGGATTACAGGTACCGAAGAGAGTACAGAGGACACTCGCGATACAACAGGAATCAAAGAAGTTATTCTCGATACAACCAGAACCAAAGGAGCTATTCTCGATACGGCAGATATCAACGGGCACAGCCACAGAATGGCCGTCATATGTGGTTTAAAGCCAACGTTCAAGGCACACCGCGTATTGTGATCGACCTCAGTGACCAGATGGCCTACTTCTACAAGGGCGGACGTCTTGCCGGCATGTCCCCGGTCTCTACCGGTAAACCCGGCCACCGTACACCTACTGGCAACTTCCGTATTTCAGAGAAGAAATACAGTCACCGCTCAAACCTGTACGGTCACTATGTAAGTTCCCGAGGCTATGTAGTGCGCAGTAATGTGGATGTGCGCCGTCACCGTAAACCTGCCGGGTCTCGTTTCCGCGGAGCCTCTATGGATTACATGATGCGGATTAATGGTCCGGTCACCATGCACGCCGGTTATGTACCCGGCTACCCGGCCTCCCACGGCTGTATCCGTATCCCCTGGCATATGGCGAAAATCTTCTACAGCCACGCCAGAGTCGGTACTAAGGTATCCGTCGTGCCCTAGGCAAAACCTGCGTGCTTGCTAAAAAGGCACCATAAAAAAGGCGGACTTAACAGTCCGCCTTTTTCTTTGTCTGGAAAAACTGCTGTTATTGAGAGACTTCTGCCCCTTCTCGCTTTGCAGTTTCCATACGGGTGAAATAATCGTGAGCTGCACGGTTAACGTGTCTTGCCAGCAATAATGTAGAAAGCATGGTGGGTACGGCCATTACGGCGTACATACCGATAATAATGCTGTTAACCGCGCTCAAAGACGCGACCGCACCCAATACAATCAGAACCATATAGAGTCCGGTATACAGCCCCTGCCAACGGCCACCGAAAAGAAATACATAGCACTTCATACCGTAATACCAACAAGTGACGATGGTGCTAAAAGCCAGGGGAAAAACCATAAACAGCAGCAGAATGGGGCCCAATTGACCAAACACTTGAGAAAACGCCTGGGCAGTCAGAGTCACACCGGCCACCCCCTCACCCTGTTGCCAGGCGCCAGTGAGTAGTATCACCAGAGCGGTACAGGTGCAGATCAGCAGGGTATCTACGATAGGCCCGAGCATAGCCACCACGCCTTCGCGCACTGGCTCGCGGGTTTTTGCCGCACCATGGGCCAAAGATTCCGTACCGATTCCCGCCTCGTTGGAGAAAGCCCCACGGCTTACGCCAATGGTAATTACCGTACCCAAGGCACCGCCTGCAATCGCCTGGCCACTAAACGCATCGCTAAAAATCAGGGCAAATGCCGCGGGCACCTGCTCCCAAAAACTCGCTATCACGATCAGAGTCATTACCAGATAAAACAGTACCATGCCCGGTACTATGCGCGCGGAGAATTTACCGATGCGCTGGATACGCCCGGCAATCACATAGGCAGAGGCGATCGCAATTAATAAACCAATGACAAAATCAAACAATAGCGAACCACCCGGTGCGACCCAGCCCATCGGCTCGGCGAAGGATTCACGTAACAATTGAGTAGTCTGATTAGACTGGAATACCGGCAACATACCGCACAGCCCCGCCACGGCAAACAGCACCGCCAGCGGTGTCCAGCGCTTGCCCAAGCCTTCGCGAATCACATACATGGGCCCGCCCTGCAGTTCCCCATTGGCATCGCGGCCACGGAACATCACCGCCAGAGTCGCGGTATAAAATTTGGTGGCCACACCCACTAAGGCCGTGATCCACATCCAGAAAATCGCCCCTGGGCCACCGGCAGTGATGGCAATGGCCACGCCGGCAATATTGCCCAAACCCAAAGTGCCAGAGAGCGCGGTGGAGAGTGCCTGGCTATGGTTTACCTGGCCGGGATCATTGGGGTCATCATAACGGCCACTCAACAAGCCAATGCTATGGCTCAAATGGCGGTAGGGGCGGCCCCGGGAATAAATCAGCAGTGCCAAACCACCGCCAACCAGTAACACCAATAAAGGCGGCCCCCAAACAAAATTAGCGAAGGCCTGTAAGGCCCGATCAATGGCATCGAAAAAAGACATAAGCTTGCGTCGTTTTCTGTAAGACACCGCCAGTCTAGGTAGGCTCACACCAAGCTGTCAAAATGCTCCCATGAAATCCCATAGGTCAATCAATGCGAAGATTTTGGAAAAACAGGGAATCCCAGCAATAAAAAAGCCCCAAATAGGGGCTTTTCTAACGATCTTTTACGGCTTTTTATCAAGCTGTAGTAGTTGCCTTTAATGCGGGCTCGGGTTCTGAACTCTCCCTCACAAGCGCCACCGATATAGCGCCAAGCAGCATACACACCCCCGCCAAAACAATGATGTAAATTGCCTGGTTTTCGAAAACTGTTTTCAATATCAAGCCAGCTGCCAGGGCGGAAACAATCTGCGGTGCGGCGATAGTG encodes:
- a CDS encoding L,D-transpeptidase family protein, with the protein product MWFKANVQGTPRIVIDLSDQMAYFYKGGRLAGMSPVSTGKPGHRTPTGNFRISEKKYSHRSNLYGHYVSSRGYVVRSNVDVRRHRKPAGSRFRGASMDYMMRINGPVTMHAGYVPGYPASHGCIRIPWHMAKIFYSHARVGTKVSVVP
- a CDS encoding outer membrane beta-barrel protein; this translates as MKRFILSSVIALSASNTMAMENSFYLKSSYGKVDTDISSQEAQELFGTKLSDPNGWSFTLGYRFNNFLAIEGGYADLGEAEAKDSQSGFMPYNDYETVYYDYSYKSKISAQTKMLGVFLSTDTNKPFYAGLRAGYQSWDAEIELTGKVSESLVWSNGYDQTVELYSYQEDLSYSDDTDGSDLYYGVSAGWNYNNWSLSLEHTIFEMDEQKPSLSSLGLTYNF
- a CDS encoding gamma-glutamylcyclotransferase family protein, which gives rise to MERLFSYGTLQQENVQLETFGRKLKGSGDILIGYQLSEIRIIDPQVIQTSGKEFHPILKYTGNFSDEVEGTVFEISAEELAQSDAYEVDAYQRVAAKLKSCTKAWIYAEAN
- a CDS encoding sodium:alanine symporter family protein translates to MSFFDAIDRALQAFANFVWGPPLLVLLVGGGLALLIYSRGRPYRHLSHSIGLLSGRYDDPNDPGQVNHSQALSTALSGTLGLGNIAGVAIAITAGGPGAIFWMWITALVGVATKFYTATLAVMFRGRDANGELQGGPMYVIREGLGKRWTPLAVLFAVAGLCGMLPVFQSNQTTQLLRESFAEPMGWVAPGGSLLFDFVIGLLIAIASAYVIAGRIQRIGKFSARIVPGMVLFYLVMTLIVIASFWEQVPAAFALIFSDAFSGQAIAGGALGTVITIGVSRGAFSNEAGIGTESLAHGAAKTREPVREGVVAMLGPIVDTLLICTCTALVILLTGAWQQGEGVAGVTLTAQAFSQVFGQLGPILLLFMVFPLAFSTIVTCWYYGMKCYVFLFGGRWQGLYTGLYMVLIVLGAVASLSAVNSIIIGMYAVMAVPTMLSTLLLARHVNRAAHDYFTRMETAKREGAEVSQ